Below is a genomic region from Actinomadura sp. NAK00032.
CGTCACCGTCCCGCTCGGCGAGCTGCCCGAGGAGGCGCGCGCATGGGAGCACGGCGTCAACGAGCTCGCCGAGGAGGACTCCGAGGTCGCCGAGTACGTCCGGACGCTGGAGGAGCAGAAGGACGCCACCGAGCTGCCGGAGGCGAGCGGCGACGCGATCGCCCGCGAGTTCGAGCGCTACCTGCGCCGCCGCGACCCCGGGCGCGGCCCCGGCTAGCGGCCGCCGGATCGCGGGCGGCGGATCGCGGGCGGCGGATCGCGGGCGGCGGATCGCGGGCGGCGGATCGCGGGCGGCGGATCGCGGGCGGCGGCGGGTTACACTCGGTGGCGTCCCCGCCGTCGGCGATGGCCCGCGCACGCCGCCAAGTGCGCCGATCATGATCTTCTGCTTCTTCCGGGAGGGCGGCGGCGCCCCGCGCCGGTGAGCCGCCGGACCGCCGGCCCGGCGATCCGGGTCCGCGCCCCGCGCGAGCTGCGCCGGCAGCGCCGCCGCCACGCCCACTCCTGCTGGGACCACCTCCTCGCCGCGCCGCTGTGGCCGCTGCACGGCGCCAACCTCGGGACGCTGCTGCGCACCTGCGACGCGGTCGGCGCGTGCCTGGCCGTCCCCCGGTTCTCCTGGGTGCCGGAGGCCCTCGAACGCGGCAACACGCTGCGCCGGCCCGCCTGCGTCCACTGGGTGAACGACCCGCTGCGCTGGCTGGAGCGCCAGCGCGGGGCCGGTTCCCGCGTCGTCGGCGTCGAGCTGGCGGACGAGGCGGTCCGGCTCGCCGACCTGCCCGCCGCCCGCGTCCGGACGGTCGCCGTGCTGGGCCACGAGCAGACCGGCATCCCCGCGGAGGCCGTCGACCTGCTCGACCTCGCCGTGGAGATCCCTATGGTGGGACATGGCAGCAGCTTGAACGTGGCCGTCGCCGGCTCGCTCGTCCTCTATAAGCTGGCGGGCCTGCTGTGACGGGCTGCCATGACCGACCGGACCGGAGGGAGCGCAGGTTTGCCGGAGGCCCAGCCGCTGCGGCCGCACGACCCGGCCCGCCTCGGCCGCTACGAGCTCCTCGGGCGGCTCGGGTCCGGCGCCCAGGGCAC
It encodes:
- a CDS encoding TrmH family RNA methyltransferase; protein product: MSRRTAGPAIRVRAPRELRRQRRRHAHSCWDHLLAAPLWPLHGANLGTLLRTCDAVGACLAVPRFSWVPEALERGNTLRRPACVHWVNDPLRWLERQRGAGSRVVGVELADEAVRLADLPAARVRTVAVLGHEQTGIPAEAVDLLDLAVEIPMVGHGSSLNVAVAGSLVLYKLAGLL